The proteins below are encoded in one region of Neofelis nebulosa isolate mNeoNeb1 chromosome 17, mNeoNeb1.pri, whole genome shotgun sequence:
- the SPATA2L gene encoding spermatogenesis-associated protein 2-like protein isoform X2 yields MGSSSLSEDYRLCLERELRRGRAGVCGDPSLRAVLWQILVEDFDLHGALQDDALALLTDGLWGRADLAPALRGLARAFELLELAAVHLYLLPWRKEFTTIKTFSGGYVHVLKGALSEDLLIQSFQKMGYVPRDNHRLTMAALPPACQLVQVALGCFALRLECEILGEVLAQLGTSVLPAEELLQARRASADVASCVAWLQQRLAREEEPPPLPPRGSPTVFQTQLDLYRDLQEDEGSEEASLYGGPSPGPDSPPPELACRPPLWGQSAKLWGARGGAWEPLGEAEVLPQASSPPYGALKEEPEPEPDAFSFLSLRQELLSRPGAPGRSGRASPQRGYGPSPPPPGYQAHGCLAPGALPTLCCDTCRQLHAPHCATLPACRLGHALRVLLGDTQQRLWLQRAQVDTLLYDGPGARP; encoded by the exons ATGGGCAGCAGCTCGCTGTCCGAGGACTACCGCCTGTGCCTGGAGCGTGAGCTGCGGCGCGGCCGCGCGGGCGTGTGCGGGGACCCATCGCTGCGCGCGGTGCTGTGGCAGATCCTGGTTGAAGACTTCGACCTGCACGGGGCGCTGCAGGACGACGCGCTGGCGCTGCTCACCGACGGCCTGTGGGGCCGCGCCGACCTGGCCCCCGCGCTGCGCGGCCTGGCCCGCGCCTTCGAGCTGCTGGAGTTGGCCGCCGTGCACCTGTACCTGCTACCCTGGCGGAAGGAGTTCACCACCATCAAG ACCTTCTCCGGGGGCTACGTGCACGTGCTGAAAGGTGCCCTCTCGGAGGACCTCCTCATCCAGAGCTTCCAGAAGATGGGTTACGTGCCCAGGGACAACCACCGCCTGACGATGGCTGCCCTGCCACCCGCCTGCCAGCTGGTGCAGGTAGCCCTGGGCTGCTTTGCCCTGCGGCTGGAGTGTGAGATCCTGGGCGAGGTGCTGGCCCAGCTGGGGACCAGCGTGCTGCCAGCGGAGGAGCTGCTGCAGGCCCGGCGGGCCAGCGCGGACGTGGCCTCCTGTGTGGCCTGGCTGCAGCAGCGGCTGGCCCGGGAAGAGGAGCCGCCACCTCTGCCCCCCCGGGGCTCCCCAACCGTGTTCCAGACGCAGCTGGACCTATACCGGGACCTGCAGGAGGACGAGGGCTCAGAGGAGGCCAGCCTGTACGGGGGGCCCTCGCCGGGCCCcgactcccctcccccagagctgGCCTGCCGGCCTCCACTCTGGGGACAGAGCGCCAAACTGTGGGGTGccaggggaggggcctgggagcCACTAGGGGAGGCTGAGGTGCTGCCGCAGGCCAGCAGCCCGCCGTACGGGGCCTTGAAGGAGGAGCCGGAGCCAGAGCCGGACGCCTTCTCCTTCCTGTCGCTGCGCCAAGAGCTGCTAAGCAGGCCCGGAGCCCCAGGGAGGTCGGGGCGGGCCAGCCCCCAGCGTGGGTACgggcccagccccccaccccccggctacCAAGCACACGGCTGCCTGGCTCCCGGTGCCCTGCCCACCCTCTGCTGTGACACGTGCCGCCAGCTGCACGCCCCGCACTGTgccaccctgcctgcctgccgtcTAGGTCACGCACTTCGTGTGCTGCTCGGTGACACCCAGCAGCGCCTCTGGCTGCAGCGTGCACAGGTGGACACCCTCCTGTATGATGGGCCCGGGGCCCGACCTTAG
- the SPATA2L gene encoding spermatogenesis-associated protein 2-like protein isoform X1: MWMLGGGSGGRTTGGERSLVPDTRPPPARMGSSSLSEDYRLCLERELRRGRAGVCGDPSLRAVLWQILVEDFDLHGALQDDALALLTDGLWGRADLAPALRGLARAFELLELAAVHLYLLPWRKEFTTIKTFSGGYVHVLKGALSEDLLIQSFQKMGYVPRDNHRLTMAALPPACQLVQVALGCFALRLECEILGEVLAQLGTSVLPAEELLQARRASADVASCVAWLQQRLAREEEPPPLPPRGSPTVFQTQLDLYRDLQEDEGSEEASLYGGPSPGPDSPPPELACRPPLWGQSAKLWGARGGAWEPLGEAEVLPQASSPPYGALKEEPEPEPDAFSFLSLRQELLSRPGAPGRSGRASPQRGYGPSPPPPGYQAHGCLAPGALPTLCCDTCRQLHAPHCATLPACRLGHALRVLLGDTQQRLWLQRAQVDTLLYDGPGARP; the protein is encoded by the exons ATGTGGATGCTGGGTGGAGGCTCTGGGGGGCGCACAACTGGCGGGGAGAGGTCTCTGGTTCCTGACACGCGACCCCCGCCCGCCAGAATGGGCAGCAGCTCGCTGTCCGAGGACTACCGCCTGTGCCTGGAGCGTGAGCTGCGGCGCGGCCGCGCGGGCGTGTGCGGGGACCCATCGCTGCGCGCGGTGCTGTGGCAGATCCTGGTTGAAGACTTCGACCTGCACGGGGCGCTGCAGGACGACGCGCTGGCGCTGCTCACCGACGGCCTGTGGGGCCGCGCCGACCTGGCCCCCGCGCTGCGCGGCCTGGCCCGCGCCTTCGAGCTGCTGGAGTTGGCCGCCGTGCACCTGTACCTGCTACCCTGGCGGAAGGAGTTCACCACCATCAAG ACCTTCTCCGGGGGCTACGTGCACGTGCTGAAAGGTGCCCTCTCGGAGGACCTCCTCATCCAGAGCTTCCAGAAGATGGGTTACGTGCCCAGGGACAACCACCGCCTGACGATGGCTGCCCTGCCACCCGCCTGCCAGCTGGTGCAGGTAGCCCTGGGCTGCTTTGCCCTGCGGCTGGAGTGTGAGATCCTGGGCGAGGTGCTGGCCCAGCTGGGGACCAGCGTGCTGCCAGCGGAGGAGCTGCTGCAGGCCCGGCGGGCCAGCGCGGACGTGGCCTCCTGTGTGGCCTGGCTGCAGCAGCGGCTGGCCCGGGAAGAGGAGCCGCCACCTCTGCCCCCCCGGGGCTCCCCAACCGTGTTCCAGACGCAGCTGGACCTATACCGGGACCTGCAGGAGGACGAGGGCTCAGAGGAGGCCAGCCTGTACGGGGGGCCCTCGCCGGGCCCcgactcccctcccccagagctgGCCTGCCGGCCTCCACTCTGGGGACAGAGCGCCAAACTGTGGGGTGccaggggaggggcctgggagcCACTAGGGGAGGCTGAGGTGCTGCCGCAGGCCAGCAGCCCGCCGTACGGGGCCTTGAAGGAGGAGCCGGAGCCAGAGCCGGACGCCTTCTCCTTCCTGTCGCTGCGCCAAGAGCTGCTAAGCAGGCCCGGAGCCCCAGGGAGGTCGGGGCGGGCCAGCCCCCAGCGTGGGTACgggcccagccccccaccccccggctacCAAGCACACGGCTGCCTGGCTCCCGGTGCCCTGCCCACCCTCTGCTGTGACACGTGCCGCCAGCTGCACGCCCCGCACTGTgccaccctgcctgcctgccgtcTAGGTCACGCACTTCGTGTGCTGCTCGGTGACACCCAGCAGCGCCTCTGGCTGCAGCGTGCACAGGTGGACACCCTCCTGTATGATGGGCCCGGGGCCCGACCTTAG